Proteins encoded in a region of the Triticum dicoccoides isolate Atlit2015 ecotype Zavitan chromosome 3A, WEW_v2.0, whole genome shotgun sequence genome:
- the LOC119266754 gene encoding probable leucine-rich repeat receptor-like protein kinase At1g68400, translating into MLRPSDSTTPVLLLLLTALLACGANAGSPEGDAAALADFRLAADRSGALASWNASASPSPCGWRGVTCAGGRVTRLVLEGLGLSGADALPALARLDGLRVLSLKGNQLSGAVPDLSPLLGLKLLFLSRNALSGAIPPSLGKLYRLYRLDLSYNNLSGVVPPELARLDRLLTLRLDSNRLTGGVDGIAQPRLQDLNVSNNLLSGRIPVAMAGFPAGAFGGNAGLCGAPLPPCKQEVQNASPCPPAAAMAASSPSSKPPDGKGKMSRGVVAVIVAADFAVVGLVAGLLFCYFWPRLSGRRSDRRHREGEKIVYSSSPYGAAGVVAAAGGTYERGKMVFLEDAGVRRFELEELLRASAEMLGKGGCGTAYKAVLDDGSVVAVKRLRDAAPAAASTKKDFEHHMAVLGRLRHPNVVPLNAYYYARDEKLLVYEFMPNGSLFSLLHGNRGPGRTPLDWAARMRIAAGAARGLAYIHHASRRGGLTPKLAHGNIKSTNILLDRSGEARLADCGLAQLGTSSPAASSAGYRAPEAPAPASRPWASQKGDVYALGVVLLELLTGRCPGSELPNGGVVAELPRWVQSVVREEWTSEVFDLELMKDKGIEEEMVAMLQLALSCAASAPDQRPKVGYVVRMIDEVRACGDPQASSPSHGSSMDESSGVSDSPAVSDGGGAASQ; encoded by the exons ATGCTTCGTCCCAGCGACAGCACCACCccagtgctgctgctgctgctcaccGCCTTGCTTGCCTGCGGCGCCAATGCCGGCTCGCCGGAGGGCGACGCCGCCGCGCTCGCCGACTTCCGCCTCGCCGCGGACCGCTCCGGCGCGCTCGCGAGCTGGAACGCGTCCGCCAGCCCGTCCCCGTGCGGCTGGCGCGGGGTGACGTGCGCGGGCGGGCGCGTGACGCGGCTGGTGCTCGAGGGGCTCGGTCTGTCCGGCGCAGACGCGCTCCCGGCGCTGGCCCGGCTCGACGGCCTCCGCGTGCTGAGTCTCAAGGGGAACCAGCTCTCCGGCGCCGTCCCGGACCTCTCGCCGCTGCTCGGGCTCAAGCTGCTCTTCCTCTCCCGCAACGCGCTCTCCGGCGCCATCCCGCCCTCGCTCGGCAAGCTCTACCGGCTCTACCGGCTCGACCTCTCCTACAACAACCTGTCCGGCGTCGTGCCGCCCGAGCTGGCCCGGCTCGACCGGCTGCTCACGCTCAGGCTCGACTCCAACCGCCTCACCGGCGGGGTCGACGGCATTGCGCAGCCGAGGCTGCAGGATCTCAACGTGTCCAACAATCTCCTCTCGGGGAGGATTCCGGTGGCCATGGCGGGGTTTCCGGCGGGCGCGTTCGGCGGGAACGCCGGCCTGTGCGGCGCGCCGCTGCCGCCGTGCAAGCAGGAGGTGCAGAACGCGTCCCCGTGCCCTCCCGCTGCGGCCATGGCGGCGTCGTCGCCCTCGTCGAAGCCGCCGGATGGCAAGGGGAAGATGAGCCGCGGGGTCGTGGCCGTAATTGTGGCCGCGGACTTCGCCGTGGTCGGGCTCGTCGCCGGGCTGCTCTTCTGCTACTTCTGGCCGCGCCTCTCCGGGCGGCGGAGCGACAGGCGCCACCGCGAGGGGGAGAAGATCGTCTACTCCTCCAGCCCGTACGGCGCTGCAGGCGTGGTCGCGGCGGCCGGTGGCACGTACGAGCGAGGAAAGATGGTGTTTCTCGAGGACGCCGGCGTGAGGCGGTTCGAACTGGAGGAGCTGCTGCGCGCGTCCGCGGAGATGCTCGGCAAAGGCGGCTGCGGCACTGCGTACAAGGCGGTGCTCGACGACGGCAGCGTCGTGGCCGTGAAGCGGCTCCGCGACGCGGCGCCCGCGGCGGCGTCGACCAAGAAGGACTTCGAGCACCACATGGCCGTGCTCGGCCGCCTCCGCCACCCCAACGTCGTGCCGCTCAACGCCTACTACTACGCCCGCGACGAGAAGCTGCTCGTCTACGAGTTCATGCCCAACGGCAGCCTCTTCTCCCTCCTCCACG GTAACCGAGGGCCGGGCCGGACGCCGCTGGACTGGGCGGCGCGCATGCGCATCGCGGCGGGCGCCGCGCGGGGCCTCGCCTACATCCACCACGCGAGCCGGCGCGGCGGGCTGACGCCCAAGCTGGCGCACGGCAACATCAAGAGCACCAACATCCTGCTCGACAGGTCGGGCGAGGCGCGCCTCGCGGACTGCGGGCTGGCGCAGCTGGGCACgtcgtcgccggcggcgagctcggcggggTACCGCGCGCCcgaggcgccggcgccggcgtcgCGGCCGTGGGCGTCGCAGAAGGGCGACGTGTACGCGCTCGGGGTGGTGCTGCTGGAGCTGCTGACGGGGCGGTGCCCGGGCAGCGAGCTGCCCAACGGCGGCGTGGTGGCGGAGCTGCCGCGGTGGGTGCAGTCGGTGGTGCGGGAGGAGTGGACGTCGGAGGTGTTCGACCTGGAGCTGATGAAGGACAAGGGCATCGAGGAGGAGATGGTGGCGATGCTGCAGCTGGCCCtgagctgcgcggcgagcgcgcccGACCAGCGGCCCAAGGTCGGGTACGTGGTGAGGATGATCGACGAGGTCCGCGCGTGCGGGGACCCGCAGGCGTCGTCGCCGTCGCACGGGTCGTCCATGGACGAGTCCTCCGGCGTCTCCGACTCGCCCGCCGTCTCTGATGGCGGCGGCGCCGCCAGCCAGTGA